From Marivirga harenae, one genomic window encodes:
- a CDS encoding DUF808 domain-containing protein, which produces MASGFFALLDDISMLMDDVATLSKVAGKKTAGILGDDLAVNAEKASGFMASREIPVLWAITKGSFLNKIIILPLAFLLSAFVPEAIHIILLLGGLYLAYEGAEKIYAYFFHPAPKKKIENVEKLTKEEALSKEKEKVKSAIVTDFILSVEIIIIALGTVEKESLLNQIMVVSIIALLATVGVYGIVALIVRMDEFGVRLINLNEQDNSFSDKIGKFLVQALPKVIKSLTVIGTIALLLVSGGIFAHNIHFLHDLLPSVPSFITEFFIGLIVGIVMLPIVNLATAILKKVRSNRLE; this is translated from the coding sequence ATGGCTTCTGGATTTTTTGCTTTACTGGATGATATTTCAATGTTGATGGATGACGTGGCCACGCTCAGTAAAGTGGCTGGCAAGAAAACGGCAGGAATACTTGGAGATGATCTGGCGGTCAACGCAGAGAAGGCATCTGGCTTTATGGCCTCAAGAGAGATTCCGGTGCTTTGGGCCATCACAAAAGGTTCTTTTCTCAATAAAATTATCATTTTACCACTAGCATTTTTACTGAGTGCATTTGTCCCTGAGGCCATTCACATCATTCTGTTGCTAGGAGGTTTATATCTTGCCTATGAAGGTGCAGAAAAGATCTATGCGTATTTCTTCCATCCTGCACCCAAGAAAAAAATAGAAAATGTTGAAAAACTGACTAAAGAGGAAGCCTTAAGCAAAGAAAAGGAAAAAGTGAAATCCGCTATTGTCACCGATTTCATTTTATCAGTGGAAATTATCATTATCGCTTTAGGCACGGTTGAAAAGGAAAGCTTGCTTAATCAAATTATGGTGGTTTCAATAATTGCTTTATTAGCTACAGTCGGGGTTTACGGAATAGTTGCACTTATCGTTAGAATGGATGAATTTGGAGTAAGATTAATAAACTTAAATGAACAAGATAATAGCTTTTCAGATAAAATCGGAAAATTTTTGGTTCAAGCACTACCGAAGGTAATTAAGAGCTTGACCGTAATAGGGACCATCGCATTGCTTCTAGTTTCTGGGGGAATTTTTGCTCATAATATTCACTTTTTGCATGATCTACTGCCAAGTGTTCCATCATTTATTACTGAATTCTTTATTGGGCTTATCGTGGGTATAGTAATGTTGCCCATAGTGAATTTAGCAACTGCTATTTTGAAAAAAGTTAGGTCTAACAGATTAGAATAA